The following proteins are encoded in a genomic region of Amphiura filiformis chromosome 11, Afil_fr2py, whole genome shotgun sequence:
- the LOC140163695 gene encoding uncharacterized protein codes for MLKFDLNAKLQEFVVDTKGRPKNNSQGTRQDSLICMPCIVEMLEDTEELVVKKKFALGELLQLMGSNNKMLLDMLADNQRLTWHIVETLHELLEIHREDSAITDVIIELLVQLCCQLECEELVCCLLQHISVQLPIDVYYVSNDFITMSSHEPINQLEKVFLVLYFRRWIKL; via the exons ATGCTTAAATTTGACTTGAATGCAAAGTTACAAGAATTTGTGGTGGACACCAAGGGTCGACCAAAGAATAACAGTCAA GGTACTCGACAAGACTCTCTTATCTGTATGCCATGCATAGTTGAAATGCTGGAAGATACAGAGGAGTTAGTTGTGAAGAAGAAGTTTGCCCTGGGAGAGCTGCTACAACTCATGGGTAGTAATAACAAGATGCTACTGGATATGTTGGCTGATAATCAAAGACTGACATGGCATATTGTGGAGACTCTACATG AACTGCTTGAGATTCACAGAGAAGATAGCGCCATTACTGATGTGATAATTGAAT TACTTGTACAGCTATGTTGTCAACTAGAATGTGAGGAGCTTGTGTGCTGTTTACTTCAACACATATCAGTACAG cTGCCAATAGATGTATACTATGTGTCAAATGATTTCATCACCATGTCTTCTCATGAACCCATCAATCAGTTGGAAAAAGTATTTTTAGTTCTGTATTTTAGGAGATGGATAAAGCTATGA